A region of Pseudomonas cavernicola DNA encodes the following proteins:
- a CDS encoding YbaN family protein, which translates to MDHEVRESRHSAVRYSLLTVGWLSVVLGVIGIFVPVLPTTPFLLLAAACFARSSQRFYLWLVGHPKLGPWIRDYLDGHGIPLKGKVYAIGLMWLSIALSCYLVPLPWARAFMLSCAVLVSLYILKQKTLPNR; encoded by the coding sequence ATGGACCACGAAGTCCGCGAAAGCCGTCACTCCGCCGTGCGCTATAGCCTGCTGACCGTCGGTTGGTTGAGCGTAGTGCTCGGCGTGATCGGCATCTTCGTTCCGGTGCTGCCGACCACACCCTTCCTGCTGCTGGCTGCCGCCTGCTTTGCCCGCAGCTCACAGCGCTTCTATCTCTGGCTGGTCGGCCATCCCAAGCTCGGCCCGTGGATTCGCGACTACCTCGACGGCCACGGTATCCCACTCAAGGGCAAGGTCTACGCCATCGGTTTGATGTGGCTAAGCATCGCTCTCTCTTGCTACCTGGTACCGCTACCCTGGGCCCGCGCGTTTATGCTCAGCTGTGCGGTCTTGGTCAGCCTCTACATCCTCAAGCAGAAAACCCTGCCCAATCGTTGA
- the lapG gene encoding cysteine protease LapG yields the protein MACLGWCLLFCLIIGVASVWANWDFDVIIQNAETRYGSLGPAKGRIEEWNALIESSGELPESEKLSAVNRFFNRQLRFVDDSRIWRQNDYWATPIEALVKGAGDCEDYSIAKYFTLRRLGIPSEKLRITYVKALNYNQAHMVLTYYASPMAQPLVLDNLIGDIRPASQRKDLLPVYAFNAEGLYLPGSAGKRRDTKKLSRWQDLLKKMHAEGFAVGEG from the coding sequence ATGGCTTGCTTGGGCTGGTGCCTGCTGTTTTGCCTGATCATTGGCGTCGCTAGCGTTTGGGCTAACTGGGACTTTGACGTAATCATCCAGAATGCCGAAACCCGCTACGGCAGCCTCGGCCCCGCCAAGGGTCGGATCGAAGAGTGGAACGCATTGATCGAGAGCAGCGGCGAACTGCCTGAGAGTGAAAAGCTCAGCGCGGTTAATCGCTTCTTCAACCGCCAACTGCGCTTTGTCGACGACAGCCGCATCTGGCGTCAGAACGATTACTGGGCCACGCCGATCGAGGCGCTGGTCAAAGGTGCTGGCGACTGCGAGGACTACTCCATCGCCAAGTACTTCACCCTACGCCGCCTCGGCATCCCCAGCGAAAAGCTGCGGATCACCTACGTCAAGGCCCTGAACTACAACCAGGCCCATATGGTGCTGACTTATTACGCCAGCCCTATGGCGCAGCCGTTGGTACTGGATAACCTGATCGGCGACATCCGCCCCGCCTCACAACGTAAAGACTTGCTGCCGGTGTATGCCTTCAATGCCGAAGGCCTCTATCTACCTGGTTCCGCCGGCAAACGCCGTGACACCAAGAAGCTGTCGCGCTGGCAGGATTTGTTGAAAAAAATGCACGCCGAAGGCTTCGCCGTTGGCGAGGGTTAG
- the lapD gene encoding cyclic di-GMP receptor LapD, translated as MSLLKQLFLAICLFLVVAFTGSFIAGVESSRAQLLSQLRSHAQDAATALGLSMTPHVDDPAMIELMVSSIFDSGYFASIRVMRIADEQVIVERRSTTTTETVPSWFASLVNLQAQGGDALIMRGWEQVARVEVISHPQFALAKLWDSAIGSLLWLLLCGLLSAILGGWLLRTQLKPLDNMVQQAQAITRREFFTLPHVPRTPELKRVVLAMNQMVEKLKNLFAEEAARSEKLREEAYQDSLTGLANRRLFDINLANQLAVNEQNAEGYLILLRVNDLGGLNKRLGGQRTDALIAAIGEQLKRLLDQPSRANWLASRSRGGEFTLLAPGLAGEDADRLALELSDGLESLRQTGASDCTPVAHLGIAAFRPGEEVNHVISRADQALAQAQSNPSKPWERLDDFNALPSQGLNDWRNWIDEALNKSKLQLYFQPVVECADISKVLHQKVLARLLDPQGEAVAAGRFLPWIERLGWAARFDLAMLEHTLDHLAQHPYPVALSLSAATLREPDSQARMVAILKEHPQQASLMTLEIDERHLPPPAELERLSQALHDAGFKLGLQHFGGRFSLIGNLTHLGLAYLKVDGTYIRAIDQESDKRLFIEAMFRATNSIDLPLIAEMVETEGELAVLNELGIHGAMGRLIGAPAPWKA; from the coding sequence ATGTCGCTACTCAAGCAGCTATTTCTCGCCATCTGCCTGTTTCTGGTGGTGGCCTTCACCGGCAGTTTTATCGCTGGGGTAGAAAGTTCGCGTGCTCAGTTGCTCAGCCAACTGCGCTCCCACGCGCAAGACGCCGCTACCGCGCTTGGGCTGTCGATGACGCCACATGTGGACGACCCGGCGATGATCGAGCTGATGGTCAGCTCGATTTTCGATAGCGGCTACTTCGCCAGCATCCGCGTGATGCGTATCGCGGACGAACAGGTGATAGTCGAGCGGCGCAGCACCACGACTACGGAGACAGTGCCGAGCTGGTTCGCCAGCCTGGTCAACCTCCAGGCGCAAGGCGGCGATGCGCTGATCATGCGCGGCTGGGAACAGGTGGCGCGGGTCGAAGTGATCAGCCATCCACAATTCGCCCTGGCCAAGCTGTGGGACAGCGCCATCGGCAGCCTGCTCTGGCTGCTGCTGTGCGGGTTGCTCAGCGCTATCCTCGGCGGCTGGCTGCTGCGCACCCAGTTAAAGCCCTTGGACAACATGGTGCAGCAAGCTCAGGCCATCACCCGCCGCGAGTTCTTCACCCTGCCGCACGTACCACGGACACCCGAACTGAAACGGGTCGTTCTGGCCATGAACCAGATGGTCGAGAAACTGAAGAACCTGTTTGCCGAAGAAGCCGCACGTAGCGAAAAACTGCGCGAAGAAGCCTATCAGGACAGCCTGACTGGCCTGGCCAACCGTCGGTTGTTCGACATTAACCTGGCCAACCAGCTCGCCGTTAACGAACAGAACGCCGAGGGTTACCTGATTCTGTTGCGGGTCAATGACCTTGGCGGCTTGAACAAGCGCCTGGGCGGGCAACGCACCGATGCCCTGATCGCCGCCATCGGCGAGCAACTCAAACGGCTACTCGACCAGCCAAGCCGCGCCAACTGGCTGGCCTCACGCAGCCGCGGCGGCGAGTTCACCTTGCTCGCACCGGGTCTGGCTGGCGAGGATGCCGACCGGCTGGCGCTGGAGCTGAGTGATGGCTTGGAAAGCCTCCGGCAAACCGGTGCCAGCGATTGCACACCCGTCGCCCACCTTGGTATCGCCGCCTTCCGCCCTGGCGAAGAGGTTAACCACGTCATAAGTCGGGCCGATCAGGCTCTGGCGCAGGCTCAAAGCAACCCGAGCAAGCCTTGGGAGCGCCTGGATGATTTCAATGCCCTTCCCAGCCAGGGCCTGAACGACTGGCGCAACTGGATCGACGAAGCACTGAACAAAAGCAAGTTGCAGCTGTACTTCCAACCGGTGGTGGAGTGTGCAGACATCAGCAAGGTGCTGCATCAGAAGGTCCTTGCTCGCCTGCTCGACCCACAGGGCGAGGCCGTTGCGGCAGGCCGCTTCCTGCCCTGGATCGAGCGCCTGGGCTGGGCCGCGCGCTTCGACCTGGCGATGCTGGAGCACACCTTGGACCACCTCGCGCAACACCCTTACCCCGTCGCTCTCAGCCTATCGGCCGCGACCCTGCGTGAGCCGGACAGCCAAGCGCGGATGGTTGCCATACTCAAAGAACACCCGCAACAAGCCAGCCTGATGACCCTGGAGATCGACGAGCGCCACCTACCACCGCCAGCCGAGTTGGAGCGCCTGAGCCAGGCGCTGCATGACGCCGGCTTTAAACTTGGCCTGCAACACTTCGGTGGCCGCTTCAGCCTGATCGGTAATCTGACGCACCTCGGCCTCGCTTACCTGAAAGTCGACGGCACCTACATTCGCGCCATCGATCAGGAAAGCGACAAGCGCCTGTTTATCGAAGCCATGTTCCGCGCAACCAACAGTATTGATTTGCCGCTGATAGCGGAGATGGTGGAAACCGAAGGCGAACTCGCCGTACTCAACGAACTCGGCATTCACGGCGCCATGGGCCGTCTGATCGGCGCACCGGCGCCCTGGAAGGCGTAA
- a CDS encoding tryptophan synthase subunit beta, which translates to MVYVQRDEQGRLLRVAHDPFEGMTATLAEEHEELQAWLTMQEEVRARLASLQGSDLELVRVLEDLVGVLVSRGVIRYTDLPEAARRKLHQRAETRSQLGGLSGLLGDGESELI; encoded by the coding sequence ATGGTCTATGTGCAGCGTGACGAGCAGGGGCGGTTGTTGCGGGTGGCGCACGACCCTTTTGAGGGAATGACGGCAACCCTGGCGGAAGAGCATGAAGAGCTGCAGGCCTGGCTGACGATGCAGGAAGAGGTACGGGCACGGCTGGCTAGCTTGCAAGGTTCGGATCTTGAGCTGGTTCGGGTGCTGGAGGACTTGGTGGGGGTGTTGGTTAGCCGTGGGGTGATTCGCTACACCGATCTACCGGAGGCGGCACGGCGTAAGTTGCACCAGCGGGCGGAGACACGTTCGCAGTTGGGTGGTTTAAGTGGCTTGCTTGGAGATGGTGAGAGCGAGTTGATCTAG
- a CDS encoding VCBS domain-containing protein, with protein MEADLAAGSNAASGAGLATGTFTLSDADGLDDLQSVTVNGTTVALASLVGSVFAGTNGTLTITAYDSATGVASYSYEQTSPTTDGPGIETDSFSLTASDGSATSAPASIVIEIVDDVPNAVNDSSSVAEDALATLSGEVLSNDLHANGQPGADTPISFVAWGSTAASFVSFTDTGSGTYSYSLNNANPAVQALDSGESLTETFSYTMQDADGDTDTATLTITITGSNDGPQITVDSGNPGSEGGNDQVFEAGLAAGSNAASDSEFATGTFSLSDADGPDDLQSVTINGTTVALGSLVGSVFTGTHGSLTITAYDSLTGVASYSYELTTPTTDGPGLETDSFSLTVSDGTASSAPASLVIEILDDVPNAADEGISIVQGALSVLIGNVLSNDLHANGQAGADSPTSFVAWSSTAANFGSFSDTGGGSGSYSLDNLNLLVQALDSGETLSESFSYTMQDADGDTASASLTLTITGSNDGPQLSVDPGNEGGNDQVSEAGLASGSAAASNSEFATGSFSLSDADGLDDLQSVTINGTTVLLSSLVGRSFAGTNGTLTIDAYDGLTGLVSYTYELTNPTIDGADSESDVFSLTVSDGTTTSAPASIVIEIIDDLPSAVDDSNGITEDTVAAITGNVLSNDLHINGQPGADIATSFVSWNSIAGNFGTFSDTGNGTYSYVLNNANPAVQALDNGETLTETFTYNMQDADGDPGIATLTITITGSNDGPGVSVDPGSEAGNDQVFEAGLPTGSNAASNSEFATGTFRLSDADGLDDLQSVTINNGSPVLLVNLAGSVFTGSHGKLTVTAYDSLNGVASYTYELTSRTTDGPGIESDVFSLTVSDGTTTSAPASIVIEIIDDMPSAVDDSNAAFASEINPTLSGNVLSNDVQGADRVAGGPIQPAVLQGIYGTLTLNADGSYNYQLDPNDPDFLALGGGGSATETFGYTHTDADTDSDTADLVLQIRNKDDDIQIKDLDVPGGEHSVDEDDLADGSDPDKEPTTVSGSFKVEAQDGILNLSVHGLSVVAGGVVNDFPQSVTTPLGKLTITGYEADEGIVSYSYTLLNNGQHAPGAGENLLAEHFEVVAEDVDHDVDTAFLDINIVDDVPTAHADSNSVTEGGVLSGNVLTDGLDDVFGADGPTAGGGVVGVKVGNDTVTPASGSVGIALEGSFGTLTLHANGTYTYGGTPNVAPPAGATDVFTYTVQDGDGDLSTTTLTINLSDSGLTAPADNDALVYEKALDTNALPDGADLAVGSVTGSLPGSSGETDASNQLNASGGFGTLSYAVVGTGVGSFGTIQISSNGSYVYTLTAPVTSNPAADDGANTEDNRDSFSYTVTDANGNTRTGSITVDIVDDVPTAHADSNSVGEGALLTVDVAGGVLSNDEDGADGFAAGGGVVGVRAAGGDTTTAVTSGVGGSIVGLYGTLTLAADGSYSYQSNANTISGNIADVFVYTVQDGDGDLSTTTLTINLSDSGLTAPDDNDALVYEKALDTNALPDGADLAVGSVTGSLPGSSGETDASNQLNAAGGFGALSYAVVGTGVGSFGTIQISSNGSYVYTLTAPVTSNPAADDGANTEDNRDSFSYTVTDANGNTRTGSITVDIVDDVPTAMADTDSVIEDLDTTATGNVVVANDNYGADGGVVVGVKAGTDVGNPVTTGVGIVINGLYGTLVLNALGSYTYTLNNSSLAVQQLNVDSNVSDEFTYTIRDADGDQATTTLIIDVNGINDPIQGEFAKEVWMPADVAQMTNPYEQGYPLQIKVPTDIDGTLSLTITELPLSGQIGYYDATNAFVPISLGVLDVNLVDDLIYIPGVGAAPGDFLFKFTVGSSDGESVNGNFVIHTVPANSEPAQEVVIGDGKTPLTSGNDQNKNILLTQEFANGLINNLATATLVLFTDYQKAPFAIPIPANERDIGGEVGNHRETEVSVSITVDGIEFSVLEADPAGSIDQDWFFDPATGLMRAEVGFTQTMQVGNPSVSLDDYLLANPPAAGDTWTLTYFDNDGGNFQARYVKGEFFYNSPGDPGIMVVGDPSVPNLIFGTTSGDSLTGGNVDDVINGREGNDQLYGLGGNDQVAGGSGLDLLVGGHGDDLLTGGDGKDTLVWNSGDAGVDHITDFFIDGPDVAGGNSDVLELSQLLVGETASGNVLDDYLSFTFAATSTTINVRATPSGAVVQQVVLDDVDLSSVAYYGPTDAATMIDGMLNDNALKVDNV; from the coding sequence TTGGAAGCAGATTTGGCCGCCGGCTCGAACGCCGCCAGCGGCGCCGGGCTTGCCACCGGTACCTTCACCCTGAGCGATGCCGACGGCCTCGACGACCTGCAGAGCGTCACCGTCAACGGCACCACCGTGGCACTGGCCAGCCTGGTTGGCAGTGTGTTTGCCGGCACTAACGGCACCTTGACCATCACCGCCTACGACAGCGCGACCGGGGTGGCCAGCTACAGCTATGAGCAGACCAGCCCAACCACCGACGGCCCTGGAATCGAAACCGACAGCTTCAGCCTGACGGCCTCGGACGGCAGCGCCACGTCGGCGCCGGCCAGCATCGTCATCGAAATCGTCGACGATGTACCGAACGCCGTGAACGACAGCAGCAGCGTCGCCGAAGACGCGCTCGCCACGCTTAGCGGCGAGGTGCTGAGCAACGACCTGCACGCCAATGGCCAACCGGGCGCCGACACCCCGATCAGCTTCGTGGCCTGGGGCAGTACCGCAGCCAGCTTCGTCAGCTTTACGGACACCGGCAGTGGTACCTACAGCTACAGCCTGAACAACGCCAACCCGGCGGTGCAGGCGTTGGACAGCGGTGAAAGCCTGACCGAGACCTTCAGCTACACGATGCAGGATGCCGACGGTGACACCGACACCGCGACCCTGACCATCACCATCACCGGCAGCAACGATGGGCCGCAGATCACGGTCGATTCGGGCAATCCAGGCAGTGAGGGGGGTAACGACCAGGTCTTCGAAGCCGGCCTGGCGGCCGGCTCGAACGCCGCCAGCGACAGCGAATTCGCTACGGGTACCTTCAGCCTGAGTGATGCCGATGGCCCCGACGACCTGCAGAGCGTCACCATCAACGGCACCACCGTGGCACTGGGCAGCCTGGTCGGCAGCGTGTTCACCGGCACTCACGGCAGCCTGACCATCACCGCCTACGACAGCCTGACCGGGGTGGCCAGCTACAGCTATGAGCTGACCACCCCGACCACCGACGGCCCCGGGCTTGAAACCGACAGCTTCAGCCTGACGGTCTCGGACGGCACGGCCTCGTCGGCCCCGGCGAGCCTCGTCATCGAGATCCTCGACGATGTGCCGAACGCCGCGGATGAGGGTATCAGCATCGTCCAAGGCGCGCTCAGCGTGCTCATCGGCAACGTGCTGAGCAACGACCTGCACGCCAACGGCCAAGCGGGCGCCGACAGCCCGACCAGCTTCGTGGCTTGGAGCAGCACCGCGGCCAACTTTGGCAGCTTCAGCGATACCGGCGGCGGCAGTGGCAGCTACAGCCTGGACAACCTCAACCTGCTGGTGCAGGCCCTGGACAGCGGTGAAACCCTGAGCGAGAGCTTCAGCTACACCATGCAGGACGCCGATGGCGATACCGCCAGCGCGAGCCTGACCCTCACTATCACCGGCAGCAACGACGGGCCGCAGCTCAGCGTCGATCCGGGTAACGAGGGCGGCAACGACCAGGTCTCCGAAGCCGGCCTGGCGAGTGGTTCGGCTGCCGCCAGCAACAGCGAGTTCGCCACTGGCAGCTTCAGCCTGAGCGACGCCGACGGCCTCGACGACCTGCAGAGCGTCACCATCAACGGCACCACCGTGCTGCTGAGTAGTCTGGTCGGCAGATCGTTCGCCGGCACTAACGGCACCCTGACCATCGACGCCTACGACGGCCTGACCGGGCTGGTCAGCTACACCTACGAGTTGACCAACCCGACCATCGATGGGGCCGATAGCGAGAGCGACGTCTTCAGCCTTACCGTCTCGGACGGCACGACCACGTCGGCGCCGGCGAGCATCGTCATCGAAATCATCGATGACCTGCCGTCCGCCGTAGACGACAGCAACGGCATCACCGAAGACACGGTCGCCGCGATCACCGGCAACGTGCTGAGCAATGACCTGCACATCAATGGCCAACCGGGTGCGGACATCGCGACCAGCTTCGTGTCCTGGAACAGCATCGCAGGCAACTTCGGCACCTTCAGCGACACCGGCAACGGCACCTACAGCTACGTCCTGAACAACGCCAACCCGGCGGTACAGGCGTTGGACAACGGTGAAACCCTGACCGAAACCTTCACCTACAACATGCAGGACGCCGATGGAGACCCTGGCATCGCGACCCTGACCATCACGATCACCGGCAGCAACGACGGGCCAGGGGTCAGCGTCGATCCGGGCAGCGAGGCTGGCAACGATCAGGTCTTCGAAGCGGGCCTGCCAACCGGCTCGAATGCCGCCAGCAACAGCGAGTTCGCCACCGGCACTTTCCGCCTGAGCGACGCCGACGGCCTCGACGACCTGCAAAGCGTCACCATCAACAACGGCTCCCCTGTGCTGCTGGTCAACCTGGCTGGCAGCGTGTTCACCGGTAGCCATGGAAAGCTGACTGTCACCGCCTACGACAGTCTGAATGGGGTAGCCAGCTACACCTATGAACTGACCAGCCGAACCACGGACGGCCCTGGTATCGAGAGCGACGTCTTCAGCCTGACTGTCTCGGACGGTACGACCACGTCGGCGCCGGCGAGCATCGTCATCGAGATCATCGACGATATGCCGTCCGCCGTAGACGACAGTAATGCCGCGTTCGCCTCGGAGATCAATCCGACCCTGAGCGGCAACGTGCTCAGCAACGACGTGCAGGGCGCCGACCGGGTGGCTGGTGGACCAATCCAGCCGGCGGTTTTGCAGGGCATCTACGGCACCCTGACCCTGAACGCAGACGGCTCCTACAACTACCAACTGGACCCGAACGATCCGGACTTCCTCGCCCTGGGCGGGGGCGGCAGCGCGACCGAGACCTTCGGCTACACCCACACCGATGCCGATACCGACAGCGACACTGCCGATCTGGTGCTACAGATCAGGAACAAGGACGATGACATCCAGATCAAGGATCTGGATGTCCCGGGCGGCGAGCATAGCGTCGACGAAGACGACCTAGCGGACGGCTCGGACCCGGACAAGGAACCCACCACGGTCAGCGGCAGCTTCAAGGTGGAGGCCCAGGATGGGATTCTGAACCTGAGTGTGCATGGCCTCAGCGTTGTGGCGGGTGGCGTGGTCAACGACTTCCCGCAGTCGGTAACGACCCCGCTGGGCAAACTGACCATCACTGGCTATGAAGCGGATGAGGGCATCGTCAGCTACAGCTACACCCTGCTGAACAACGGACAGCACGCGCCGGGTGCGGGCGAGAACCTGCTGGCCGAGCACTTCGAGGTGGTGGCCGAGGACGTGGACCATGACGTGGACACCGCATTCCTCGACATCAACATCGTCGACGATGTGCCGACGGCGCATGCTGACAGCAACAGCGTGACGGAAGGGGGCGTGCTCAGTGGCAACGTGCTGACCGATGGCCTTGATGACGTGTTCGGTGCGGACGGCCCGACGGCGGGTGGCGGCGTGGTCGGCGTGAAGGTCGGCAACGATACCGTGACCCCGGCCAGTGGCAGTGTGGGTATAGCCTTGGAGGGCAGCTTCGGGACGTTGACGCTGCATGCCAACGGCACCTACACCTACGGCGGCACCCCTAACGTGGCGCCGCCGGCCGGTGCCACGGATGTATTCACCTACACGGTCCAGGACGGTGATGGCGACCTGTCAACCACCACGCTGACGATCAACCTGAGCGACAGCGGGCTGACTGCCCCCGCCGACAACGATGCGCTGGTCTACGAGAAGGCGCTGGATACGAATGCCCTGCCGGATGGCGCCGACCTGGCGGTCGGATCGGTGACCGGCAGCCTGCCGGGCAGCAGCGGCGAGACGGATGCGAGCAACCAGCTGAATGCTTCGGGTGGCTTCGGGACGCTGAGCTATGCGGTGGTGGGCACCGGGGTTGGCAGCTTCGGCACGATCCAGATCAGCAGCAATGGCAGCTATGTCTACACGCTGACCGCGCCGGTCACCAGCAATCCGGCCGCCGATGACGGCGCCAACACCGAGGACAACCGCGACAGCTTCAGCTACACGGTGACGGACGCCAACGGCAACACCCGCACAGGCAGCATCACCGTCGACATCGTCGACGATGTGCCGACGGCGCATGCCGACAGCAACAGCGTGGGTGAAGGTGCGCTGCTGACGGTGGATGTGGCCGGCGGTGTGCTGAGCAACGACGAGGATGGCGCGGACGGCTTTGCCGCGGGCGGTGGCGTTGTCGGCGTGCGGGCGGCGGGCGGCGACACGACGACGGCCGTGACGAGCGGTGTTGGTGGCAGCATCGTGGGGCTGTATGGCACCCTGACCCTGGCGGCAGACGGGTCCTACAGCTACCAGTCGAATGCGAACACGATCAGCGGCAATATCGCGGACGTGTTTGTGTACACGGTCCAGGACGGTGATGGCGACCTGTCGACCACCACGCTGACCATCAACCTGAGCGACAGCGGGCTGACTGCCCCAGACGATAACGACGCGCTGGTCTACGAGAAGGCGCTGGATACGAATGCCCTGCCGGATGGCGCCGACCTGGCGGTTGGGTCGGTGACCGGCAGCCTGCCGGGCAGCAGCGGCGAGACGGATGCGAGCAACCAGCTGAATGCTGCGGGTGGCTTCGGGGCGCTGAGCTATGCGGTGGTGGGCACCGGGGTTGGCAGCTTCGGCACGATCCAGATCAGCAGCAACGGCAGCTATGTCTACACGCTGACCGCGCCGGTCACCAGCAATCCGGCCGCCGATGACGGCGCCAACACCGAGGACAACCGCGACAGCTTCAGCTACACGGTGACGGACGCCAACGGCAACACCCGCACGGGCAGCATCACCGTCGACATCGTCGACGATGTGCCGACGGCAATGGCTGATACCGATTCGGTTATTGAAGACCTCGATACAACAGCGACTGGCAACGTGGTGGTCGCCAATGATAACTACGGTGCTGATGGCGGCGTTGTGGTGGGTGTCAAGGCAGGCACGGATGTGGGAAACCCGGTCACTACCGGGGTCGGTATTGTGATAAACGGCCTTTACGGCACTCTGGTGCTAAATGCTTTAGGTTCCTACACCTATACCCTCAATAACAGCAGTCTTGCGGTACAGCAGCTTAACGTCGACTCAAATGTGAGTGATGAATTCACCTATACCATTCGTGACGCTGATGGTGATCAGGCAACCACTACGCTAATTATCGACGTTAACGGTATTAATGACCCCATACAGGGTGAGTTTGCTAAGGAAGTCTGGATGCCGGCAGATGTGGCACAGATGACGAACCCGTATGAGCAGGGTTATCCGCTGCAAATTAAAGTACCAACGGATATCGATGGAACTCTAAGTCTGACCATCACGGAGTTGCCGTTGTCAGGACAGATTGGTTACTACGATGCAACGAATGCCTTTGTGCCAATCAGCCTGGGCGTGCTTGATGTGAATTTAGTTGACGATCTGATCTACATTCCGGGGGTAGGCGCGGCGCCCGGTGATTTCTTATTCAAGTTCACTGTCGGTTCCAGTGATGGGGAAAGTGTGAATGGCAATTTTGTTATTCACACAGTGCCCGCCAATAGCGAGCCGGCGCAGGAGGTGGTAATTGGCGATGGCAAGACCCCCCTTACTTCAGGTAATGATCAGAACAAAAATATTCTATTGACTCAGGAGTTCGCCAACGGGCTCATCAATAATTTGGCAACAGCGACTCTGGTGCTGTTTACCGACTACCAAAAGGCCCCCTTCGCTATCCCTATTCCCGCGAATGAGCGGGATATAGGAGGTGAAGTAGGCAATCACCGGGAAACTGAGGTGTCGGTTTCAATTACTGTGGATGGCATTGAGTTCAGTGTGCTTGAAGCCGACCCGGCAGGCAGCATAGATCAGGATTGGTTTTTTGATCCGGCAACTGGACTGATGCGCGCAGAGGTCGGCTTTACCCAAACTATGCAGGTTGGCAATCCATCGGTCTCTCTGGATGACTACTTGCTCGCCAATCCGCCGGCGGCGGGTGATACATGGACGTTGACCTATTTCGATAACGATGGCGGGAATTTTCAGGCGCGTTACGTGAAAGGCGAGTTCTTTTACAACAGTCCAGGTGACCCCGGCATCATGGTGGTCGGCGATCCTAGTGTGCCGAACTTGATCTTCGGTACTACCTCGGGCGATAGCTTGACGGGTGGCAATGTTGACGATGTCATCAATGGCCGGGAGGGTAACGACCAGTTGTATGGGCTCGGAGGCAATGACCAAGTTGCTGGTGGATCTGGTCTGGATTTGCTTGTCGGAGGTCATGGCGATGATCTCCTGACGGGAGGAGATGGAAAAGACACCCTTGTGTGGAATTCCGGCGACGCGGGCGTCGATCACATCACCGACTTCTTTATCGACGGGCCCGACGTAGCAGGAGGCAACTCCGATGTGTTGGAGCTATCGCAGTTGTTGGTCGGCGAGACTGCGAGCGGGAATGTGTTGGATGACTACCTGAGCTTCACCTTCGCAGCCACCAGCACCACCATCAATGTACGGGCGACGCCCAGTGGAGCTGTGGTACAGCAGGTCGTGCTGGATGACGTGGATCTGTCCAGCGTCGCTTACTACGGCCCTACCGATGCGGCGACCATGATCGATGGCATGCTCAACGACAACGCCCTCAAGGTAGATAACGTCTAA